One part of the Culicoidibacter larvae genome encodes these proteins:
- a CDS encoding CoA-disulfide reductase, with product MAKRVVIIGGTAAGTSAAAKLRRVDPEADIIIYERGDIVSFGACGLPYFVGGQFDDAKRMIARTPEQFEASGVQVRTGHEVVAVYKENKTLDIRVLTSGEIISDSYDVLMIATGASPVMLDVPGNDLKGVFTLTKLADGIRLKLELAKPEVQQVTIVGAGFIGLELAEQIRHLGKDVRIIEFRERILSHVFDEEITELLEQELRDNDVELLLEEGVTGFSGDKNVTSVATDKGEYATDLVIVAVGFKPNTSFVAELGLERLENGAIVVDNQGKTSVADVFAAGDCATINHRILDKPVYIPLATTANKLGRVVGEVIGGMDSEFYGTLGSSAIQLFGLEAMASGLTTAAAVTEQLDHRSVVVNDKDHTDYVPGQSAIRVKLIYQADDKVLLGGQIVGQKNAVLRGDVLATAIHNRMRTDELGLLDLSYAPPFARTWDVLNVAGNVAK from the coding sequence ATGGCTAAGAGAGTAGTTATTATTGGTGGTACTGCTGCAGGAACCAGTGCAGCTGCGAAGTTACGGCGAGTGGATCCAGAAGCAGATATTATTATTTATGAGCGTGGCGATATTGTATCTTTTGGTGCATGCGGGTTACCGTATTTTGTTGGCGGTCAGTTTGATGATGCCAAACGGATGATAGCTCGTACACCGGAACAGTTTGAGGCGAGTGGTGTGCAGGTGCGAACCGGGCATGAGGTAGTTGCCGTTTATAAGGAAAACAAGACGCTTGATATTCGCGTTTTAACAAGTGGTGAGATTATTTCTGATAGCTATGACGTTTTGATGATTGCAACCGGTGCGAGCCCGGTGATGCTTGATGTCCCTGGCAATGATTTGAAAGGTGTTTTTACTTTGACGAAGCTTGCCGATGGAATTCGTCTGAAACTTGAGCTGGCGAAGCCAGAAGTGCAGCAGGTAACTATTGTTGGCGCAGGGTTTATTGGACTTGAGTTGGCAGAACAGATTCGCCATCTTGGTAAAGATGTGCGAATTATTGAATTCCGTGAGCGAATTTTGAGTCATGTGTTTGATGAAGAGATTACTGAACTTTTAGAGCAAGAATTACGTGATAATGATGTTGAGCTATTGCTTGAAGAGGGTGTTACTGGTTTTAGCGGGGATAAGAATGTTACTTCAGTTGCGACCGATAAGGGTGAATATGCCACCGATTTGGTGATTGTTGCAGTTGGTTTTAAACCAAATACAAGCTTTGTTGCCGAACTTGGTCTTGAGCGTTTGGAAAATGGTGCGATTGTTGTAGACAATCAGGGGAAAACTTCAGTAGCAGATGTTTTTGCTGCTGGTGATTGCGCGACAATTAATCATCGCATTTTAGATAAACCGGTCTATATTCCGTTAGCAACTACGGCGAATAAACTTGGTCGTGTTGTTGGAGAAGTTATTGGCGGGATGGATAGTGAGTTCTACGGGACTTTAGGTAGTTCGGCAATTCAGTTATTTGGCCTTGAAGCGATGGCGAGCGGTCTCACTACAGCGGCTGCGGTAACTGAACAGCTAGACCATCGCAGTGTGGTTGTAAATGATAAGGATCATACTGATTATGTGCCAGGGCAAAGTGCTATTCGCGTGAAGTTGATTTATCAGGCAGATGACAAGGTTTTACTTGGCGGTCAAATTGTCGGGCAAAAAAATGCGGTGTTACGTGGTGATGTGCTGGCAACGGCGATTCATAATCGGATGCGAACTGACGAACTCGGACTTTTAGATTTGAGTTACGCGCCGCCATTTGCACGAACTTGGGATGTTTTGAACGTTGCCGGAAATGTAGCGAAGTAA
- the nagB gene encoding glucosamine-6-phosphate deaminase, whose product MKLVVCKNYDEVSAKAAEYFINLVKAKPNAVLGLATGSSPIGMYKLMIADHEQNGTSYKDVKTYNLDEYVGLDGSNNQSYHYFMNENLFKGLDIPLENTHVPSGIGNHDTLAAEYDAVLDELGGADLQILGIGSNGHIAFNEPGTSFASTTHIVDLTEETIQDNARFFDSIDDVPRESVTMGIASIMKAKKIVLIATSAHKAEAIKGMIEGPVTEDLPASILQQHPDVVVIVDTEAASLLDK is encoded by the coding sequence ATGAAATTAGTTGTATGTAAAAACTATGATGAAGTGAGTGCGAAGGCAGCTGAGTACTTTATCAATTTAGTGAAGGCAAAACCAAATGCGGTTTTAGGTCTTGCTACTGGGAGTTCACCAATCGGTATGTATAAATTAATGATTGCTGATCATGAGCAAAATGGGACATCTTATAAAGATGTTAAAACTTATAATTTAGACGAGTATGTTGGCTTAGATGGAAGCAATAATCAAAGCTATCATTACTTTATGAATGAAAATTTATTTAAAGGATTGGATATTCCACTTGAGAATACACATGTTCCAAGCGGAATTGGCAACCATGATACGTTAGCTGCTGAATATGATGCAGTGTTAGATGAGCTTGGTGGCGCTGATTTACAAATCTTAGGTATTGGTTCAAATGGGCATATTGCTTTTAATGAGCCTGGTACTTCATTTGCTTCAACAACGCATATTGTTGACTTAACTGAGGAAACCATTCAAGATAATGCTCGCTTCTTTGATTCAATTGATGATGTACCTCGTGAGTCGGTAACTATGGGAATTGCTTCAATTATGAAGGCGAAAAAAATCGTTTTAATTGCAACTTCAGCACATAAAGCAGAAGCAATTAAAGGCATGATTGAAGGGCCGGTTACTGAAGATTTACCAGCATCAATTTTACAACAGCACCCTGATGTGGTTGTTATTGTTGATACTGAAGCAGCTTCTTTGTTGGATAAATAA
- a CDS encoding GntR family transcriptional regulator — translation MLLKRNPKKPAYKEIAEVIIHNLNEGIWKVTTPIPSEVELAKFFGVSRMTARHAIDRLVSRGYLYRIKGSGTFVNNLRYEKAIYGLTSFSEEIREKGMKPGSKIIEFERCPAEDRVAEKLMIQPDEEIFRVVRVRTADARPMAIEVAHLPVSIFPKLTKKIFKASLYDYIEQDLKLEIDYSIQNIEATLADYEQAQLLDINEKDALLKIELLTFFDNGRVFEFVESFYRADRYKFQQPAYRKYIR, via the coding sequence TTGTTACTGAAACGTAACCCTAAGAAGCCTGCTTATAAGGAAATTGCTGAGGTTATTATTCATAACCTGAATGAAGGTATATGGAAAGTAACAACTCCGATTCCTTCAGAAGTTGAATTGGCTAAATTTTTTGGTGTTAGTCGGATGACTGCCCGCCATGCTATTGATCGTTTAGTAAGTCGTGGTTATTTATATCGGATTAAAGGCAGCGGGACTTTTGTAAATAACTTACGCTATGAAAAAGCAATTTATGGCTTGACCAGTTTTAGTGAGGAAATCCGTGAAAAAGGGATGAAGCCGGGAAGTAAGATTATTGAGTTCGAACGTTGTCCGGCGGAAGACCGGGTAGCTGAGAAGTTGATGATTCAGCCGGATGAAGAAATTTTTCGGGTAGTACGGGTACGGACTGCTGACGCCCGGCCGATGGCAATTGAGGTAGCTCATTTGCCGGTAAGTATTTTCCCAAAGTTGACTAAGAAAATTTTCAAGGCTTCATTGTATGATTACATTGAACAGGATTTAAAGCTGGAGATTGATTATTCAATTCAAAATATTGAAGCTACCCTTGCAGACTATGAGCAGGCGCAGCTATTGGATATTAATGAAAAAGATGCTTTGCTGAAAATTGAGTTACTTACTTTTTTCGATAATGGTCGTGTTTTTGAGTTTGTTGAATCATTTTACCGCGCTGATCGGTATAAGTTCCAACAACCGGCTTATCGGAAGTATATTCGATGA
- the nagA gene encoding N-acetylglucosamine-6-phosphate deacetylase codes for MLLTHGKIYLENEIIEDGYLLIEDEQIASFGLMEFAPEYSGEVIDLKGQNVLPGFIDQHIHGANGADSMDATSEAYHTMATFLPREGTTSFLATTMTQAPKAINAALGAIVDYMETSNPAGEAEILGIHLEGPFISEKHIGAQNPEFVAKPEIKTFADYYETAKGNIHLVTYAPEEAECGFTNYLRSLKVVPSAGHTDASFQVVEDHLKEGLNNLTHFHNAMTPHHHRNPGVVTAGFYFEQLKAEMIVDGIHLHPDVVRTTYKIKGADNIILITDAMRAKGLADGTYDLGGQAVHKVGKEARLENGALAGSVAEMNFVAHNMKAWTGCSFVDLAKMASQNTAKQLGFFDRKGSLAVGKDADIVVVNDDVDVLLTVCRGKIAFQN; via the coding sequence ATGTTATTAACTCATGGGAAAATTTATTTAGAGAATGAGATTATTGAAGATGGCTATTTGCTCATTGAAGATGAACAAATAGCATCTTTCGGGCTTATGGAGTTTGCACCGGAATATTCTGGTGAAGTGATTGATTTAAAAGGGCAGAATGTATTGCCGGGATTTATTGATCAGCATATTCATGGTGCTAACGGTGCAGACAGTATGGATGCGACAAGTGAAGCATATCATACAATGGCAACGTTTTTGCCACGTGAAGGAACTACAAGTTTCTTGGCGACGACAATGACACAGGCACCAAAGGCGATTAATGCAGCGCTTGGGGCAATTGTTGATTATATGGAAACCAGTAATCCTGCCGGTGAGGCAGAGATTTTAGGGATCCATTTAGAGGGACCGTTTATTTCTGAAAAACATATCGGCGCGCAAAATCCTGAGTTTGTTGCTAAGCCGGAGATTAAGACTTTTGCTGATTATTATGAAACGGCGAAAGGTAATATTCATTTAGTGACTTACGCGCCGGAAGAAGCTGAGTGCGGGTTTACTAATTATTTGCGCTCATTGAAAGTTGTCCCATCAGCGGGACATACCGATGCTAGTTTTCAAGTGGTAGAGGATCATTTAAAAGAAGGGTTAAATAACCTGACTCATTTTCATAATGCTATGACCCCGCATCATCATCGTAATCCTGGAGTTGTAACTGCTGGTTTTTACTTTGAACAATTGAAAGCTGAAATGATTGTTGATGGTATTCATTTGCATCCCGATGTTGTGCGAACAACTTATAAAATTAAGGGTGCAGATAATATTATTTTGATTACCGATGCGATGCGTGCGAAAGGCTTAGCTGATGGTACTTATGATCTTGGTGGTCAAGCAGTACATAAAGTTGGAAAAGAAGCACGTTTAGAGAATGGTGCTTTGGCCGGCAGCGTAGCTGAGATGAATTTTGTTGCTCATAATATGAAAGCGTGGACTGGCTGCAGCTTTGTTGATTTAGCAAAAATGGCATCGCAAAATACGGCTAAACAATTAGGTTTCTTCGATCGTAAGGGTAGTCTTGCGGTTGGCAAGGATGCTGATATTGTAGTCGTTAATGATGATGTTGATGTATTGTTGACAGTTTGTCGTGGTAAAATAGCGTTTCAAAATTAG
- a CDS encoding MurR/RpiR family transcriptional regulator: protein MYDVVGRLIALMDVRKNSTDIYYFIARTILLHIDEVADMGIEELALLCYTSPATISRFCRKIQLDSFADLRHYISQAHAYYNEEVRFTKDELMAINEQPQWLPDKLFPISIEAITETYRLLDMAVIQQVIDAIYSATQVAFFGSDYSQLVARDGQYKFIRLGKFVTAFSDVKNQEEDANQLQNGAVAVFFSVSGESKQVNHLCRLAMKRGAQIVVITNNRKSTLAKKADFVIEVGGVESTFTNSSISGRMALMSIVDILYTMYAYKVQIMENEV, encoded by the coding sequence ATGTACGATGTAGTTGGTCGTTTGATAGCATTGATGGATGTTCGTAAAAACAGTACTGATATTTATTATTTTATTGCCCGAACTATTCTGTTGCATATTGATGAAGTTGCTGATATGGGGATTGAGGAGCTGGCTTTATTATGTTATACCAGCCCGGCAACAATCAGTCGCTTCTGTCGTAAAATTCAGTTGGACAGTTTTGCGGATTTGCGTCATTATATATCACAAGCGCATGCTTATTATAATGAAGAAGTGCGTTTCACTAAAGATGAGTTGATGGCTATTAATGAGCAGCCGCAATGGTTGCCGGATAAATTGTTTCCGATTAGTATTGAGGCAATAACTGAAACCTATCGATTGCTTGATATGGCGGTAATCCAGCAAGTTATTGATGCCATTTATAGTGCAACTCAGGTTGCTTTTTTTGGCAGTGATTATTCGCAATTAGTAGCTCGTGACGGTCAGTACAAATTTATTCGTCTAGGTAAATTTGTAACTGCTTTTTCAGATGTGAAAAATCAGGAAGAAGATGCTAACCAATTGCAAAATGGTGCAGTTGCAGTATTCTTCTCGGTGAGCGGCGAGTCAAAGCAGGTGAATCATTTATGCCGTTTGGCAATGAAGCGCGGTGCGCAGATTGTGGTTATTACTAATAACCGAAAGAGCACGCTGGCGAAGAAAGCTGACTTTGTAATTGAAGTTGGCGGCGTTGAAAGCACCTTTACTAATTCGTCAATTTCCGGACGAATGGCATTAATGAGTATTGTTGATATTTTATATACTATGTATGCTTATAAAGTACAGATTATGGAGAATGAGGTTTAG
- a CDS encoding 6-phospho-beta-glucosidase, producing MAKGIKIATIGGGSSYTPELVEGFIKRYAELPVRELWLVDIEEGKEKLEIVGAMAKRMVKAAGVDCTVHLTLDRREALKDADFVTTQFRVGLLAAREKDERIPLSHGMMGQETNGAGGMFKAFRTIPVILDIVKDMKELCPNAWLIDFTNPAGMVTEAVLRYGNWDKVVGLCNIPVGATKQAAEKSGEAEEDLFFKFAGINHFHWHRVWSKSGKEITNDLIDKYFAPDAEKEALVANIQDAEFIYEQVKHLGMLPCPYHHYYYITKEMLEHQIEDFNQNGTRAEVVKRLEDSLFELYKDPNLDYKPEELSKRGGAHYSDAACEIINSIYNDKRSIMVVSTRNNGTIDDLPYDCAVEVSSIITSHGPEPLNWGKFPPAQRGYLQMMKSMEELTIEAAVTGDYATALQAFTQNPLVNAGREAQQILDEMLVAHEAHLPQFKEKIAEIKARG from the coding sequence ATGGCTAAAGGAATTAAAATTGCTACTATTGGTGGTGGCTCAAGTTATACTCCTGAACTTGTAGAAGGATTTATTAAACGCTATGCTGAGCTACCAGTTCGTGAACTATGGCTTGTTGATATTGAAGAAGGTAAAGAAAAGCTTGAAATCGTTGGCGCTATGGCAAAACGTATGGTGAAAGCTGCTGGAGTTGATTGTACTGTACATTTAACTTTGGATCGTCGTGAAGCTTTGAAAGATGCCGACTTCGTTACAACTCAATTCCGGGTTGGATTATTGGCTGCTCGTGAGAAAGATGAAAGAATCCCGTTATCACATGGTATGATGGGTCAAGAAACAAATGGAGCTGGAGGAATGTTTAAAGCGTTCCGTACAATCCCGGTTATTCTTGATATCGTTAAAGATATGAAAGAATTATGTCCAAATGCTTGGTTGATTGACTTTACTAACCCTGCCGGTATGGTAACTGAAGCTGTGCTTCGTTACGGAAACTGGGACAAAGTTGTTGGTTTATGTAATATTCCGGTTGGCGCTACTAAACAAGCAGCTGAAAAATCTGGTGAAGCTGAAGAAGATTTATTCTTCAAATTTGCTGGGATCAACCATTTCCACTGGCACCGTGTTTGGAGCAAGTCAGGAAAAGAAATTACTAATGATTTAATTGATAAGTATTTTGCACCTGATGCTGAAAAAGAAGCGTTAGTAGCAAATATTCAAGATGCTGAATTTATTTATGAACAAGTAAAACATTTAGGTATGTTACCTTGTCCATATCACCACTACTACTACATTACTAAAGAAATGTTAGAGCACCAAATTGAAGACTTTAATCAAAATGGTACTCGTGCCGAAGTGGTTAAACGTCTTGAAGATTCATTATTTGAATTATACAAAGATCCAAACTTAGACTATAAACCAGAAGAGTTATCAAAACGCGGAGGCGCTCACTATAGTGATGCTGCATGTGAAATCATTAACTCAATCTACAATGATAAACGTTCAATCATGGTTGTAAGTACTCGTAACAACGGAACAATTGATGATTTACCATACGATTGCGCAGTTGAAGTTTCAAGTATCATTACTTCTCATGGACCAGAACCACTCAACTGGGGGAAATTCCCGCCAGCACAACGTGGTTACCTGCAAATGATGAAGTCTATGGAAGAGTTAACTATTGAAGCAGCAGTAACTGGTGATTACGCTACTGCCTTACAAGCGTTCACGCAAAACCCATTAGTTAATGCCGGTCGTGAAGCACAACAAATCTTAGATGAGATGTTAGTAGCTCATGAAGCGCACTTACCACAATTTAAAGAAAAAATTGCGGAAATTAAAGCCCGCGGCTAA
- a CDS encoding alpha/beta fold hydrolase, with the protein MVVDIKGVPVYYEVFGEGRPVLCIHGYWVDHRLMTGCLEPIFEQTQGYRRIYLDLPGMGKTPAADWLKNADDMLELVIAFIDAVIPGEQLLVAGESFGGYLTLGLIAKLGVLIDGVLMIAPKIVTENRQKLPARTIIWQTKIQELEEQAEALENFMEMAVIAMPEIYAQYKVDVLSGIRVADRAFLTEQFYGGFSHDFEARLQQVEFNRPTCYVTGRQDHVVGYHDAYQLLDNFPRATFAILDGAGHNVQVDNVPLFQTLVKDWLWRLELEMV; encoded by the coding sequence ATGGTTGTTGATATCAAGGGTGTTCCGGTTTATTATGAGGTTTTTGGCGAGGGTCGGCCGGTTTTGTGTATTCATGGTTATTGGGTTGATCATCGGTTGATGACTGGCTGCTTGGAACCGATTTTTGAACAGACCCAAGGATACCGCCGGATTTACTTGGATTTGCCGGGTATGGGTAAGACACCGGCAGCAGATTGGTTGAAGAATGCTGATGATATGCTGGAACTGGTTATTGCTTTTATTGATGCGGTCATTCCCGGTGAGCAATTATTGGTTGCCGGCGAATCATTTGGAGGTTATTTGACCTTAGGCTTGATTGCTAAGCTGGGCGTATTGATAGATGGGGTGTTGATGATTGCGCCGAAGATAGTTACTGAAAATCGGCAGAAACTGCCGGCACGGACAATTATCTGGCAGACTAAGATTCAAGAGCTTGAAGAACAGGCGGAGGCGCTTGAAAATTTCATGGAGATGGCGGTTATTGCGATGCCGGAAATTTATGCACAGTATAAAGTAGATGTGCTTTCGGGTATTCGGGTTGCCGATCGAGCATTTCTGACGGAGCAATTTTATGGTGGCTTTTCACATGATTTTGAAGCTAGACTGCAGCAGGTGGAGTTTAATCGGCCAACTTGTTATGTAACCGGACGTCAGGATCATGTTGTTGGTTATCATGATGCTTATCAGTTGCTGGATAATTTTCCGCGGGCGACTTTTGCGATTTTGGATGGTGCCGGTCATAATGTTCAGGTAGATAATGTGCCTTTGTTTCAGACATTGGTGAAGGATTGGCTTTGGCGGCTTGAATTAGAGATGGTTTAG
- a CDS encoding LCP family protein, producing MKQIMKHQKWLAIGAAVMSVVLIIFICLLLFLPRASGDDAVFAGRSNALATFNKDVYGVLLLGSDEGATNTNGGNHTDSLTYLAVNRRTGEVIALPIYRDAFIPISCKSGTSDNANRIYRDYGAECLKQSVSALLGLPVDYYLYTTSDAFVTILNDIGPVAITPDESFCSNFGNDDQEYCFESGVSQNMNGNELLAYARYRGNSSGERRAERHVPMIQGILNQCAADKRVCAGSVLVQMANGKVQSDIEVEAAIDLLRATKVESLGVVGGSNFEDEHGWHQRVDLDDLVKKVQIIRERMGI from the coding sequence TTGAAGCAGATTATGAAACATCAAAAATGGCTTGCGATTGGTGCGGCTGTGATGAGTGTGGTGCTGATTATTTTTATATGTTTGTTGTTGTTCTTGCCAAGAGCTTCAGGTGATGATGCGGTGTTTGCTGGTCGCAGTAATGCATTAGCAACTTTTAATAAGGATGTTTATGGCGTGTTGTTGCTGGGCAGTGATGAGGGCGCAACTAATACTAATGGTGGTAACCATACTGATTCATTAACTTATTTGGCAGTGAATCGGCGTACCGGAGAAGTTATTGCTTTGCCGATTTATCGCGATGCTTTTATTCCGATAAGCTGTAAGTCGGGTACAAGTGATAATGCTAATCGGATTTATCGTGATTATGGTGCCGAATGTTTGAAGCAGTCAGTGAGTGCGTTACTGGGATTGCCGGTTGATTATTATTTGTATACGACCAGTGATGCCTTTGTTACAATTTTAAATGATATTGGACCAGTAGCGATTACTCCGGATGAAAGTTTTTGCAGTAATTTCGGGAATGATGATCAGGAGTATTGTTTTGAGAGTGGTGTGAGTCAGAATATGAATGGCAATGAGTTGCTGGCTTATGCACGATATCGTGGGAATAGCAGCGGTGAGCGGCGGGCCGAGCGTCATGTGCCGATGATTCAAGGAATTTTGAATCAGTGTGCTGCTGATAAGCGGGTTTGTGCCGGCAGCGTGCTGGTGCAGATGGCTAATGGAAAGGTTCAGAGCGATATTGAGGTTGAGGCGGCGATTGATTTATTGCGGGCGACGAAAGTTGAGTCACTTGGGGTTGTTGGCGGCAGTAATTTCGAAGATGAGCATGGCTGGCATCAGCGTGTTGATTTGGATGATTTGGTGAAAAAGGTTCAGATTATTCGTGAGCGGATGGGAATATAG